The genome window CCGACGTGATCATACGCAGTCTCACATAGCTCCCGCAAGGTATGCAGTTCTCCAGTACCGACCACAAAATCGTCCGGTTTTTCTTGTTGGAGCATCAGCCACATCGCGCGGACGAAATCGACTGCGTGCCCCCAGTCGCGCGCTACATCAAGGTTACCCAGTGCAAGGCGGCCCCCGCTGACTATAGGATGCCCTCTTTCATTTAAATCCGGCGAATCTGTTATTCCTAAAGCAGCGCAGGCGGCTCCGTAGACAATCTTTTGGGTAACAAAATGCAGCGGACGGCGCTCGCTTTCGTGATTAAACAATATTCCGCTGGAGATAAACAAGCGATAGCTTTCGCGATAAATCTGCACCATTTGATGGGCGTAGACCTTGGCCGCTGCATAAGGGTTGGCCGGATTAAACGGGGTATCCTCGTTCTGAGGGAAACATTTGGCCTGGCCAAACATGTCTGAAGACGATGCATGATAAATTCGTGCTTCCGGGCATAAATGGCGAGCGGCTTCGAACAGCCGAATAGCCCCCATGCCGTTGATCAACAGCGTTTCCGGCGCTCGTATCCATGACTCACCCGGACGGGACTGGGACGCAAGATTGTAAATCTCGTCAGGATTTGCATCCTGTAAGGCAGATGAAATATCAACGCCTTCCGACATATCGCCAAAAATCACCTGAATTCTATCAGCAAGATGACTGGCATTGTTCCGTCGAAACCAGCTCTCGCGCCGCACTAGCCCGTAAACCTGGTAACCTTTCTCCAGCAGCAGTTCCGCCAGAAAAGATCCGTCCTGTCCGGTAATGCCGGTTATCAAAGCTTTTTTCATTAAATCATCTGTCGTTTGGGAAGCATCGCGGCCTCCCGGTATAAATCCAACAGTGCCGTCGCACTGCTTTGCCAACTGAATTTTCCGGCTTGCCGCCTTGACTTGATCTTTAACTGTTCACGT of Candidatus Methylospira mobilis contains these proteins:
- a CDS encoding GDP-mannose 4,6-dehydratase, giving the protein MKKALITGITGQDGSFLAELLLEKGYQVYGLVRRESWFRRNNASHLADRIQVIFGDMSEGVDISSALQDANPDEIYNLASQSRPGESWIRAPETLLINGMGAIRLFEAARHLCPEARIYHASSSDMFGQAKCFPQNEDTPFNPANPYAAAKVYAHQMVQIYRESYRLFISSGILFNHESERRPLHFVTQKIVYGAACAALGITDSPDLNERGHPIVSGGRLALGNLDVARDWGHAVDFVRAMWLMLQQEKPDDFVVGTGELHTLRELCETAYDHVGLEWQDHVISDPDLVRPMETGQTLADAAKARRILDWEPTISFERMVRDMVAAQIARLESPPGYH